In one Candidatus Rokuibacteriota bacterium genomic region, the following are encoded:
- a CDS encoding glycosyltransferase, producing the protein MGTQPRVLILTASYGSGHARAAGVLADEFRRAGALPTVVDHFRDLVHPKFDQWSRALYYTILRRAPALWGGAYWLGDQISVSSPFMLGFNRVGARKLRRLLRAQQFDQAVSVQPTPAAALSYLRSRGEPTPPHTTVFTDFVAHTQWIHPHVDRYCVPAEEIAHELTAKGLPREGVVVTGIPVAREFLQQPDRAAARLGLGLSPRLPVLLFMDGSGGGFGRLEEAARAVLGMEQSFQAVFVAGHERGLEARLRRLAEGRENRVKVFGFVDHIRELMAAADFLVTKAGGLTLAEALAAELPVICFGSLPGQEARNERFAAMAGVGLVAGSGAQLQRVIAAALRDPVLLRDIRERIGLYRRPRAAQDIVGLVLGDQRLARERAS; encoded by the coding sequence ATGGGGACGCAGCCGCGGGTCCTCATCCTCACGGCCTCGTACGGCTCGGGGCACGCCCGCGCCGCCGGCGTTCTCGCCGACGAGTTCCGCCGGGCCGGAGCGCTCCCGACGGTCGTCGACCACTTCCGTGACCTCGTCCACCCGAAGTTCGACCAGTGGAGCCGCGCGCTCTACTACACCATCCTCCGCCGGGCGCCCGCCCTCTGGGGCGGGGCTTACTGGTTGGGCGATCAGATCAGCGTCTCGTCGCCTTTCATGCTGGGGTTCAATCGGGTCGGTGCGCGGAAGCTCCGCCGGCTGCTGCGCGCGCAGCAGTTCGACCAGGCGGTGTCGGTCCAGCCGACGCCCGCGGCGGCGCTCTCGTACCTTCGCTCACGCGGCGAGCCGACTCCACCGCACACGACGGTCTTCACCGACTTCGTCGCGCACACGCAGTGGATCCACCCGCACGTGGACCGCTACTGCGTGCCCGCCGAGGAGATCGCCCACGAGCTGACGGCCAAGGGTTTGCCGCGGGAAGGCGTGGTCGTGACCGGCATCCCCGTGGCGCGCGAGTTTCTCCAGCAGCCCGACCGCGCCGCCGCGCGCCTCGGGCTGGGGCTCTCGCCCCGGCTGCCGGTGCTGCTCTTCATGGATGGTTCCGGCGGCGGCTTCGGCCGCCTCGAGGAGGCGGCGCGCGCCGTCCTCGGCATGGAGCAGTCCTTCCAGGCCGTGTTCGTGGCCGGGCACGAGCGGGGTCTCGAGGCGCGGCTGAGACGGCTCGCGGAAGGGCGCGAGAACCGGGTCAAGGTCTTCGGATTCGTGGATCACATCCGCGAGCTGATGGCGGCCGCCGATTTCCTCGTCACCAAGGCCGGCGGGCTCACCCTCGCGGAGGCGCTGGCCGCCGAGCTGCCGGTCATCTGCTTCGGCTCGCTCCCGGGGCAGGAGGCGCGCAACGAGCGATTCGCGGCCATGGCGGGCGTCGGACTCGTGGCGGGGTCCGGGGCGCAGCTCCAGCGGGTCATCGCTGCCGCCCTGCGCGACCCGGTGCTGCTGCGTGACATCCGCGAGCGCATCGGGCTCTACCGCCGGCCGCGCGCCGCCCAGGACATCGTCGGCCTCGTGCTCGGCGACCAGAGGCTGGCGCGCGAGCGCGCATCGTGA
- a CDS encoding polysaccharide deacetylase family protein, whose protein sequence is MSAAAWLLAAPALWAGYTWGSHALTLGSVWRGPRAGLKVALTFDDGPDPEHTPRVLDILAAHGVRATFFLIGERVARTGALVRRIAAAGHDLGNHTWSHRSLWLAGPRETARQVSQGHEAISQAAGAPPRFFRPPWGMTNLALFPVLQRLGTPCVFWTAQTEGRRPAAPALQVERARRRVRAGAIVDLHDADGVPGAGPRLVEALPAMIGMLGAEGYSLVPLSDLL, encoded by the coding sequence GTGAGCGCGGCGGCCTGGCTCCTCGCGGCGCCGGCGCTCTGGGCGGGCTATACCTGGGGCTCCCACGCGCTGACGTTGGGGAGCGTGTGGCGTGGGCCGCGGGCGGGCCTGAAGGTCGCCCTCACCTTTGACGACGGCCCCGATCCGGAGCACACCCCGCGCGTGCTGGACATCCTGGCCGCCCACGGCGTGAGGGCGACCTTCTTCCTGATCGGCGAGCGGGTGGCTCGGACGGGCGCCCTGGTCCGCCGCATCGCTGCCGCGGGCCACGATCTCGGCAACCACACCTGGAGCCACCGGAGCCTCTGGCTCGCGGGACCTCGGGAGACCGCGCGCCAGGTCAGCCAGGGGCACGAGGCCATCTCCCAGGCCGCCGGCGCGCCGCCGCGGTTTTTCCGCCCGCCCTGGGGCATGACGAACCTCGCGCTCTTCCCCGTGCTGCAGAGGCTCGGCACGCCGTGCGTGTTCTGGACGGCGCAGACGGAGGGGCGGCGCCCCGCTGCGCCCGCCCTGCAGGTGGAGCGCGCTCGAAGACGCGTGAGGGCCGGGGCCATCGTGGACCTCCACGACGCCGACGGCGTGCCCGGCGCCGGGCCGCGCCTCGTCGAGGCGCTGCCGGCGATGATCGGGATGCTGGGAGCGGAGGGCTATTCGCTGGTTCCGCTCAGCGACCTGCTGTAG
- a CDS encoding MaoC/PaaZ C-terminal domain-containing protein, with amino-acid sequence MSGQEGVFFEDFVVGQEYTSPGRTVTEADIVIFAGLSGDYNVLHTDAEHMKTSIFGERIAHGLLGLGIQQGLASRGEPAAAHGLLSGLKWKFKGPIKIGDTVLVLSRIAAKRDGPDAGRGLVTVERRLVNQQGEVVQEGETEHVVERRKP; translated from the coding sequence GTGAGCGGCCAGGAGGGCGTGTTCTTCGAGGATTTCGTCGTCGGGCAGGAGTACACCTCTCCCGGGAGGACCGTCACCGAAGCTGACATCGTCATCTTCGCCGGGCTCAGCGGCGACTACAACGTGCTCCACACCGACGCCGAGCACATGAAGACCTCCATCTTCGGCGAACGGATCGCCCACGGGCTCCTGGGCCTCGGCATCCAGCAGGGCCTGGCCTCGCGGGGAGAGCCCGCCGCGGCGCACGGCCTTCTCAGCGGCCTCAAGTGGAAGTTCAAGGGCCCGATCAAGATCGGCGATACCGTGCTCGTCCTCTCGCGCATCGCCGCCAAGAGGGACGGGCCCGACGCGGGCCGCGGCCTCGTCACGGTGGAGCGGCGGCTCGTCAACCAGCAAGGCGAAGTCGTGCAGGAGGGCGAGACCGAGCACGTGGTGGAGCGCCGGAAGCCGTGA
- the ilvD gene encoding dihydroxy-acid dehydratase has protein sequence MATDPRRKSRVLLEGADRAPARAMMKAVGFSDQDLARPQIGVAHSWIGTMPCNWNHRKLAEKVMQGIRTAGGTPIEVNTISITDGITMGTEGMKGSLISREVVADSVELVARSHMFDGIVTISGCDKTIPAMVMVLGRLNIPGLMLYCGSIMFGRCAGTTGPFANRNLTIQDVFEAVGAYNAGKISAEVLKDVEDHACPGAGACGGQFTANTMSTAYEMLGMSPMGWNGIPAIDPRKEEVAVECGKRVMELVNKGITPRSLVTRRSFENAIAGVLATGGSTNAVLHLPATAREFGIKLSIDDFDRLSKKTPVLADLKPWGNYTAPEMYDAGGMPVVAKRLLEAGLLHANEKTVTGRTIGEEAQAAPETPGQQVIKSLKQALKPTGGIAILRGNVAPGGCVIKLSGHARYSHRGPARVFEREENAFAAVKKGKIKPNDVIVIRYEGPKGGPGMREMLQVTGALQGAGLGDTVALMTDGRFSGATHGFMIAHIVPEAAERGPIAAIKSGDIIHIDVKKRRLDVEISAAEMKKRLAKWKAPKPRYTSGVFHKYAKTVSNASEGAITG, from the coding sequence ATGGCTACCGACCCCCGCCGCAAGAGCCGCGTCCTCCTCGAAGGCGCCGACCGCGCCCCGGCCCGAGCCATGATGAAGGCCGTGGGCTTCTCCGACCAGGACCTGGCGCGTCCGCAGATCGGCGTCGCCCACTCCTGGATCGGGACGATGCCGTGCAACTGGAACCACCGGAAGCTCGCCGAGAAGGTGATGCAGGGCATTCGCACGGCCGGCGGCACGCCCATCGAGGTCAACACGATCTCCATCACGGACGGTATCACCATGGGCACCGAGGGGATGAAGGGCTCGCTCATAAGCCGCGAGGTGGTGGCGGACTCGGTCGAGCTCGTGGCCCGGAGCCACATGTTCGACGGCATCGTGACCATCTCCGGCTGCGACAAGACCATCCCCGCCATGGTCATGGTGCTCGGACGGCTCAACATCCCGGGCCTCATGCTCTACTGCGGCTCCATCATGTTTGGGCGCTGTGCGGGGACCACAGGCCCGTTCGCCAACCGCAACCTGACCATCCAGGACGTCTTCGAGGCCGTGGGCGCCTACAACGCCGGCAAGATCTCCGCCGAGGTGCTCAAGGACGTGGAGGACCACGCCTGCCCCGGCGCCGGCGCCTGCGGCGGCCAGTTCACGGCCAACACCATGTCGACGGCCTACGAGATGCTCGGCATGTCGCCGATGGGCTGGAACGGCATCCCGGCCATCGATCCGCGCAAGGAAGAGGTCGCCGTCGAGTGCGGCAAGCGCGTGATGGAGCTGGTGAACAAGGGGATCACGCCGCGCTCGCTCGTCACACGGCGGAGCTTCGAGAACGCCATCGCCGGCGTCCTTGCCACCGGCGGCTCGACGAACGCCGTCCTCCACCTGCCGGCGACGGCGAGGGAATTCGGCATCAAGCTCTCCATAGACGACTTCGATCGCCTGTCGAAGAAGACGCCCGTGCTGGCCGACCTCAAGCCCTGGGGCAACTACACGGCGCCCGAGATGTACGACGCGGGCGGCATGCCCGTCGTAGCGAAGCGGCTGCTCGAAGCGGGGCTGCTCCACGCCAACGAGAAGACCGTCACCGGACGTACGATCGGCGAGGAGGCGCAGGCCGCGCCCGAGACGCCGGGGCAGCAGGTGATCAAGTCCCTCAAGCAGGCGCTCAAGCCCACCGGGGGGATCGCGATCCTTCGCGGCAACGTTGCCCCGGGAGGCTGCGTCATCAAACTCTCCGGCCACGCACGGTACTCCCACCGCGGCCCGGCGCGGGTCTTCGAGCGGGAGGAAAACGCCTTCGCGGCGGTCAAGAAAGGCAAGATCAAGCCGAACGACGTCATCGTCATCCGCTACGAAGGCCCCAAGGGCGGTCCCGGCATGCGCGAGATGCTGCAGGTGACGGGGGCGCTCCAGGGCGCGGGGCTCGGGGACACGGTGGCGCTCATGACGGATGGCCGATTCTCCGGCGCTACGCACGGCTTCATGATCGCCCACATCGTTCCGGAGGCCGCGGAGCGCGGGCCGATCGCCGCGATCAAGAGCGGCGACATCATCCATATCGACGTCAAGAAGCGCCGGCTCGACGTGGAGATCTCCGCCGCGGAGATGAAGAAGCGGCTGGCCAAGTGGAAGGCACCCAAGCCCCGCTACACGAGCGGCGTCTTCCACAAGTACGCCAAGACCGTGTCGAACGCCTCCGAGGGCGCGATCACAGGCTGA
- a CDS encoding PIN domain-containing protein yields MTENGRYVLYALAPVDEPLALEAADLSLAHGLAMADSLVDATARRFGATLVTRDSDFEGPPTRS; encoded by the coding sequence ATGACTGAGAACGGGCGTTATGTTCTCTACGCTCTCGCGCCGGTGGACGAGCCTCTCGCGCTGGAGGCGGCCGACCTGTCTCTCGCCCATGGTCTCGCCATGGCCGACTCGCTCGTGGACGCGACGGCGCGGCGCTTCGGGGCGACCCTCGTCACCCGCGACTCTGATTTCGAGGGGCCCCCGACACGGTCGTAG